AAGAATTGACACCGGATATGGTTTCAGTGTCCTGTTGCGCCAGGTTTCATCGCTGACCGGGAGCAGATTGTACAGCATGCAGGACGTACAGATTCTTTTTCCCCTTCTTTCTCCCGAGGACCGGATCCGGGCCATGACCTGGGATCTTCTGGCAGATCTGCTCCATGCTCCACCGGATGCTGCCATTCTGGAAGAGATCGGGACCCTGGAAGGGGACAGTACCGATATGGGACGGGCAATCCGCCTGCTGGCCCAGGCAGCCCGGCGCACCACTGCGGCCCAGGCAGCGGCGGAATACGAGCTTCTGTTCGGTGGCGCGGCCTGCCGCGTGCCGGAAGTTCCCTCCATTGCCTCGTCCTTCCGCGGGGTGTTCAGGGATACCCATCCGGCCCTGCGCCTGAACACGGACCTGCTGCTTCTGGGGCTGGCGCCGGAGCAGGACAGCGAGTTGCCACCTGATCACATTGCGTCCCTGTGCCGTACAA
This window of the Pseudomonadota bacterium genome carries:
- a CDS encoding molecular chaperone TorD family protein, translated to MQDVQILFPLLSPEDRIRAMTWDLLADLLHAPPDAAILEEIGTLEGDSTDMGRAIRLLAQAARRTTAAQAAAEYELLFGGAACRVPEVPSIASSFRGVFRDTHPALRLNTDLLLLGLAPEQDSELPPDHIASLCRTMSALICNASRKGIDSRDQDDFFQIHLAAWAHDFFRQLESARGAIFYMPVGTLGRRFLAVEGHVLAMAA